GCCACGAGGCCACCGGACCGTACACGAATTGCATTTAGATCTCGATCACCGTTCCCGCTCCGCACCCAACTGTCGCCTCCGGGTACATTTCGGCTATCTCCTTCTTACGTCTCGTGAAATGACAGGGCATTATCAATTTCAAGCCCTGCAACACGTCCAGCGTATTAAACCCGTGGAAACCGCCAATTACACCGTAAAGCGGTCCGAAAGCCTTCGCTGCCTCTAAAATATTCGCCAACCCCGGATGCGCGCAGCCGGTTACCACCACCACGCCTTCGCCGCCTCTCGTTTCCAAGACCAATGACTGTTCCTTGACCGGTGTGCCAAAATCGCCCGTGGTATAAACGCCCGGAACGATCTCTTTCGGCTCTGTAACTTCAACAATTCGCGCCGCCTTCTTCGCTACGTATTTCTTCAACCCGAGTGGTAAAGAGCTGGGCAGGCAGACGGCAACGCCGGGATGGAAGACTGCTTCAAGGCCGCCAACGTGGTCCCAATGCTTGTGTGAGAGCGCAATAATTGCAATCTCCTCTTTCGCTATTCCCAGGCGCTGCAGGTTGTGCGTCAATATCTCGCTTGACGCGCCGGTATCAAACAGTATCTTCCACTCACCAGATTCGATCAAACAGGAGAATCCCCAGTCGCTTATGAACCCTTCCAGCGCCTCATTATCATAGACTATGCTCAGTCTCACTTTCCTCTAACTTTATATCTCTCATTCCATAAGTAATTTGTATAGTCACTTGGCGCACCGAGTAGAACGACAGATGATAAAAGAGATGGAAATGGACGTCAGGAAAAAGGTGAAATTCGTGATTAGTATGAATAAAATCGCATTAGCCAAGCTCCTCATTCCGTTTGCTATCGCTGGTGCTACGGTGCTATTTCTATGGTTTTTTTTCCCCGAGGATTTTGGCAAATACGTGACGGTGTTCAGTGTTTATTCATTTGTGCCGCTCATTGGCACCCTTTCTGTTGTCCCGACAGGATTGCGAATCGGCATTCCGCCAATACCGCTTATAGCCTTTATTATCTTCACAGACGCCGTCCTCGCTCTGTTTTTAGTCTGGAACTTCGATTACGCGAAGAAGGTTCCCGGCTTAGGAAAGCTGGTCGAGCGCGTGGGGGAGCAAGGAGAGGAGGCGTTACAGAAATATAAATGGGCAAAGCGATTTGGGTTCATAGGCGTCGTCCTCCTGGTTATCTTTCCGCTTCAATGGACCGGCGCAGGGGTAGGCTCAATTGTCG
The DNA window shown above is from Methanomicrobia archaeon and carries:
- a CDS encoding MBL fold metallo-hydrolase; its protein translation is MRLSIVYDNEALEGFISDWGFSCLIESGEWKILFDTGASSEILTHNLQRLGIAKEEIAIIALSHKHWDHVGGLEAVFHPGVAVCLPSSLPLGLKKYVAKKAARIVEVTEPKEIVPGVYTTGDFGTPVKEQSLVLETRGGEGVVVVTGCAHPGLANILEAAKAFGPLYGVIGGFHGFNTLDVLQGLKLIMPCHFTRRKKEIAEMYPEATVGCGAGTVIEI
- a CDS encoding small multi-drug export protein, with the protein product MIKEMEMDVRKKVKFVISMNKIALAKLLIPFAIAGATVLFLWFFFPEDFGKYVTVFSVYSFVPLIGTLSVVPTGLRIGIPPIPLIAFIIFTDAVLALFLVWNFDYAKKVPGLGKLVERVGEQGEEALQKYKWAKRFGFIGVVLLVIFPLQWTGAGVGSIVGRLIGMQPLMTWLAVIIGTFIRSTLATLIYYGAISFF